The Georgenia sp. TF02-10 genome window below encodes:
- a CDS encoding MFS transporter has protein sequence MATTSSARVTLPREIWVLVAAAFVIALGYGLVAPALPQFAASFDVSVTAASVVVSAFAFCRLVFAPAGGALVGRLGERPVYLVGLLVVAASSAATALAQDYAQLLLFRGLGGLGSTMFTVSAMGLIIRLAPPTARGRASSLYGGAFLLGGIGGPVVGGALAGFGLRVPFVVYALALVVATVGVAVLLPAGAGRLAPGAVPQPPARVRLALGDSAYRAALLAGFANGWSNFGVRVALVPLFAAALGAGPWAAGAALAVFAGGNAVVLLFAGRLVDAVGRRPLVLAGLAVNGVGTAAVALAGDVTALLLWSAVAGAGSGLLGPALQAAVADVVGAERSGGQVLAAFQMTQDAGGIVGPVLAGLLADQVGYGAAFGVGGALLLVALLGWVPARETLVRQAPGR, from the coding sequence ATGGCCACCACCTCCTCCGCACGCGTCACCCTCCCCCGCGAGATCTGGGTGCTCGTCGCGGCCGCCTTCGTCATCGCCCTCGGCTATGGCCTCGTCGCCCCGGCGCTCCCCCAGTTCGCCGCGAGCTTCGACGTCTCGGTCACCGCCGCCTCGGTGGTGGTCAGCGCCTTCGCGTTCTGCCGGCTGGTCTTCGCCCCGGCCGGCGGGGCGCTGGTCGGCCGGCTCGGGGAGCGGCCGGTGTACCTGGTCGGGCTGCTCGTCGTGGCCGCGTCCTCGGCCGCCACCGCCCTCGCCCAGGACTACGCCCAGCTCCTGCTGTTCCGGGGCCTGGGCGGCCTCGGCTCGACCATGTTCACCGTCTCGGCGATGGGGCTGATCATCCGGCTCGCGCCGCCGACGGCGCGGGGCCGGGCCTCGTCGCTGTACGGCGGGGCGTTCCTGCTCGGGGGCATCGGCGGCCCGGTGGTCGGCGGCGCGCTGGCCGGGTTCGGGCTGCGGGTGCCGTTCGTCGTCTATGCCCTCGCGCTGGTGGTGGCCACCGTGGGCGTGGCGGTGCTGCTGCCGGCCGGGGCCGGGCGGCTGGCGCCGGGCGCCGTGCCGCAGCCGCCGGCCCGGGTGCGCCTCGCCCTCGGGGACAGCGCCTACCGGGCGGCGCTGCTGGCCGGGTTCGCCAACGGGTGGTCGAACTTCGGGGTGCGGGTGGCGCTGGTGCCGCTCTTCGCCGCGGCGCTCGGCGCCGGCCCGTGGGCGGCGGGGGCAGCGCTGGCGGTCTTCGCCGGCGGGAACGCCGTCGTCCTGCTCTTCGCCGGCCGGCTGGTCGACGCCGTCGGCCGCCGCCCGCTGGTCCTCGCCGGGCTGGCGGTCAACGGGGTGGGCACGGCCGCCGTCGCGCTGGCCGGGGACGTCACGGCGCTGCTGCTGTGGTCGGCGGTGGCGGGCGCCGGCTCCGGGCTGCTGGGGCCGGCGCTGCAGGCCGCCGTGGCCGACGTCGTGGGGGCCGAGCGCAGCGGCGGGCAGGTGCTGGCCGCGTTCCAGATGACCCAGGACGCCGGCGGCATCGTCGGCCCGGTGCTCGCCGGGCTGCTGGCCGACCAGGTGGGCTACGGCGCGGCGTTCGGGGTCGGCGGCGCCCTGCTGCTGGTGGCGCTGCTGGGCTGGGTGCCGGCCCGGGAGACCCTGGTGCGGCAGGCGCCGGGGCGGTAG
- a CDS encoding phosphotransferase family protein, with product MSVPPAASREPADVALLTGDRAGDLLAGALRAEGSRLVSWRVHTVHHRPGAGVTVGYTATVERPDSGGPPRRSEEYLCATTARLTRRPGPDLVRLGNGVEGPVVHLWRHPADPELPALAVACDPAALARRLGAPVAVELLAYRPTRRAVLRVRPAAGGVPTDGAPTGGGPACGAPAGGAPADGARGTGAALPARSGGDADGVAYLKVVRPATLATLADRHRILTAAGVPAPPLLRADEDGLVLLGAGHGTPLANLLAVGPGERTDAVLAALVATLDALPPAVLELPRRAAWAERAQHYAHAAATVLPAHADRIRAVARGVEELIDRADPGPVVPTHGDFYEANILMDSTPGAVAVTALLDVDAVGPGHRVDDLACLLGHVSVLPHLAPATYPRVPVVLDRWTRTCETLVDPVALHGRAAGVVLSLVAGARRTDGGRWLGDAEGRLARAERWLARGRELLAQRQPY from the coding sequence ATGAGCGTGCCGCCCGCAGCGTCGAGGGAGCCCGCCGACGTCGCCCTCCTCACCGGGGACCGGGCCGGCGACCTCCTCGCCGGGGCCCTCCGCGCCGAGGGCTCCCGGCTGGTGTCCTGGCGGGTGCACACCGTCCACCACCGGCCCGGGGCCGGGGTGACGGTGGGCTACACCGCCACCGTCGAGCGGCCAGACTCGGGCGGGCCGCCGCGGCGCAGCGAGGAGTACCTGTGCGCGACGACGGCGCGGCTCACCCGCCGGCCCGGGCCCGACCTGGTCCGGCTCGGCAACGGCGTGGAGGGGCCGGTCGTCCACCTGTGGCGCCACCCCGCCGACCCCGAGCTGCCCGCGCTCGCCGTCGCCTGCGACCCGGCCGCGTTGGCCCGCCGGCTCGGTGCGCCGGTGGCCGTGGAGCTGCTCGCCTACCGGCCCACCCGTCGGGCGGTGCTGCGGGTCCGCCCGGCGGCGGGCGGCGTCCCGACCGACGGCGCCCCGACCGGCGGCGGCCCGGCCTGCGGCGCCCCGGCCGGCGGCGCCCCGGCCGACGGCGCACGCGGCACCGGCGCCGCGCTCCCCGCCCGGTCGGGCGGCGACGCCGACGGGGTCGCCTACCTCAAGGTCGTCCGGCCGGCCACCCTGGCCACCCTCGCCGACCGGCACCGCATCCTCACCGCCGCCGGCGTGCCCGCCCCGCCGCTGCTGCGCGCCGACGAGGACGGCCTCGTCCTGCTCGGGGCCGGGCACGGCACCCCGCTGGCAAACCTCCTCGCCGTCGGTCCGGGCGAGCGCACCGACGCCGTCCTGGCCGCCCTGGTGGCCACCCTCGACGCCCTGCCCCCGGCCGTGCTGGAGCTCCCCCGGCGGGCGGCGTGGGCCGAGCGCGCCCAGCACTACGCCCACGCCGCGGCCACCGTCCTGCCCGCGCACGCCGACCGCATCCGCGCCGTCGCCCGGGGCGTCGAGGAGCTCATCGACCGCGCCGACCCCGGCCCGGTGGTGCCTACGCACGGGGACTTCTACGAGGCGAACATCCTCATGGACTCCACCCCGGGTGCCGTCGCCGTCACCGCGCTGCTGGACGTCGACGCCGTCGGCCCGGGCCACCGGGTGGACGACCTCGCGTGCCTGCTCGGCCACGTCAGCGTGCTGCCCCACCTCGCACCGGCCACCTACCCCCGCGTGCCGGTGGTGCTGGACCGGTGGACCCGGACCTGCGAGACCCTGGTGGACCCGGTCGCCCTGCACGGGCGGGCCGCCGGGGTGGTGCTCTCCCTCGTCGCCGGCGCCCGCCGCACCGACGGCGGCCGGTGGCTCGGCGACGCCGAGGGCCGGCTGGCCCGCGCCGAGCGGTGGCTCGCCCGCGGCCGGGAGCTGCTCGCCCAGCGTCAGCCCTACTGA
- a CDS encoding ketopantoate reductase family protein: protein MIAVVGPGAVGGLLAALLHRAGTPVVAVARPASAARIAREGLAVRSARYGDLTAAVPATTEVPPGADVILAVKAYGLADVLPGVAAARPREVLALLNGVGHAAAVAALPGRAVSGSVQVEAARSGGAVVHRGEALLVTVPDDAADLALLGALTTAGVDVRTGGTQDEVLWRKLVFLAPVALLTARTGAGLGEALAADPATTDALVAEVAALATAAGVPTEPAALRALLEKIPPTMRSSLSHDVAAGGPTELEALGGDLLRRGRAAGVPTPALARVVAELRATVGAG, encoded by the coding sequence ATGATCGCCGTCGTCGGACCGGGGGCCGTGGGCGGCCTCCTCGCCGCCCTGCTGCACCGCGCCGGGACCCCCGTGGTCGCCGTCGCCCGCCCGGCCAGCGCCGCCCGCATCGCCCGCGAGGGGCTGGCCGTGCGGTCGGCCCGGTACGGCGACCTCACCGCCGCCGTCCCGGCCACCACCGAGGTCCCGCCCGGCGCCGACGTGATCCTCGCGGTCAAGGCCTACGGCCTGGCCGACGTGCTCCCCGGGGTGGCGGCCGCCCGGCCGCGCGAGGTCCTCGCGCTGCTGAACGGGGTCGGCCACGCCGCCGCGGTCGCCGCGCTGCCCGGCCGGGCGGTGTCCGGGTCGGTCCAGGTGGAGGCCGCCCGGTCCGGCGGCGCGGTGGTGCACCGGGGCGAGGCCCTGCTGGTCACCGTGCCCGACGACGCCGCGGACCTGGCCCTGCTCGGCGCCCTGACGACGGCGGGGGTGGACGTGCGCACCGGCGGCACCCAGGACGAGGTGCTGTGGCGCAAGCTGGTCTTCCTCGCCCCGGTCGCGCTGCTGACCGCGCGCACCGGGGCCGGCCTGGGCGAGGCGCTGGCCGCCGACCCGGCCACCACCGACGCCCTGGTCGCCGAGGTGGCCGCGCTGGCCACCGCCGCCGGGGTGCCGACCGAGCCGGCGGCGCTGCGCGCGCTGCTCGAGAAGATCCCGCCGACCATGCGCTCCTCGCTCTCCCACGACGTCGCGGCCGGCGGGCCGACCGAGCTCGAGGCGCTCGGCGGGGACCTGCTGCGCCGCGGTCGGGCGGCGGGAGTGCCGACCCCGGCGCTGGCCCGGGTGGTGGCGGAGCTGCGGGCCACCGTCGGCGCCGGCTGA